The Mugil cephalus isolate CIBA_MC_2020 chromosome 8, CIBA_Mcephalus_1.1, whole genome shotgun sequence genome segment ACGCCAAGCTGCTACCAAACTTCCACATTTTCATACTTCCCACCTGGGAATACTCATTACAATAGATTAAGGGTTTTGATTGAAAACTTGAGCACTCACAAATAAATTACTGTAATTAATAAATGAGACTTTTTCAAAGGATAAAATTCATTTTGATGGCTTTGAAGATTAGTGTCTCAAACTATTACTAGCCAGGGCGACAGACTGATTTCACCAGTTAAATGGAAGACCTTATTTCAAATTTGAATGAATTTCAATAAAAAGTAGAAATTATAGTTTAGGTTAGGTCAAGTATAAATGGCTTAGGTCGCAGCGTCTATGTTCCACAGAGGTATAAACCACACACCACCAGCATCCACTCACCTGTCACGTTATGCATTGCCCTATTTTGCTTTAAAGCTCTCTCTGCCTGGATGTTTTTAGCTATGGTACTACCCATGTGCTCTTGGCCTGCACTGTTCCACAGCAGGCGTGAGTACGCTTGTTTATCTGTCTTGCCATCCGCATGAAGAGAGGCCGATGACCTTTGTTTCGTTGTGACAGGCGCTGGAAGAGTAGCCATATTCCCAAGCATTTCCAAAGTTTTCTGTTCTGAGGTTCCGGCCATCTTTTTGATAGGCAACAAGTCAGATGCTGTCTGTGTGATTGATAATCCATTTGTATCTGTTTCTTGTCCCTGACATGTTTTACAGTGCGCTTTAAAAGTGTCACCCCCCACAGGCATCCTGGGCCCACAGCAGCGACTTTGCTTTGGAACGTTTTTCTTACTTTTGGTGGATTTGGTTACCCCTGTGACGGCTGTTGTTGGGTGAAGCTGATGTTTTGGCTTCTGTGTTGATGATGGAGCAGTTGTTGGGGTTGTAGCCGGCGTTTGTGGGTCAGACATAGTTTGCACACGTGGTGTATCATCTCTGTTCTGCATGGTGTAATCTAAAAAGCCCTTTCTGATGCTCTTATTTTTTCCAGCTCTGCTTCTATTTGACAACAAGCTACTTTGAGAGGTATTTAAAAGAGCTGGTGCTGTGATTATTTGGGAGGTTGCATCCAGTTTATGGCGTCTTTTACATCCTTTCCCCTTCTTCCTTCTGTGGTAGAAAGTGTCTCCTCTGGGTGGGTCCCTCAAGAGGCAGCGATGATCAGTTTTGGATGACCTTCTCTGAGGGCTGGGGCATTTGACTCCATGCTGCCCCTCACTACTGGGTAACTTGTCTTGGTTAGTGTGCCCATATTTGCTTATAACATCTGACTCGTTgtaagggagggggggtttgaAGACGGCATATGGAGCTTCTTTGGCTGCTTTGCACCTATGATGAGTAAATgatcatattaaaataaaaaaaaaaaaaaaagtaacaaatgTTTGTCATTTAGAACTTATATAGACCCTGTCCTTACAAATCAAATTAATAAGAGGTTTGTTTACATTGCTATTTGGAATATGATAAGACATTTCAAGCAGGCATAATACCCTTCATACTTGGAAAAtatcactcacacacagatttaCAATTGCAATAGTGCAGTTTGCCAATACTGGAAATGGTAGAAACGTGGTTAGCCATTAATAGCTTCTTGTTTGTTAGACTATTAGTTTTGTAACCTCATATATAATGTTGTGGTAAAAGGAGTGGAGATGTGACCTTCTTGATTTTGTGAGGTTTGCCAGATATCGGTTATTTTTATCTCCTACTCAGGCATCGTCTGAAAGTGTACACATTTTCATCTAAGGAGAcaccttctttttttacagtttaaactcctgagaccctccgtcctcatatggggacatgaagtgCTTCAGTCTGCAGCCAATCATGGGACAAAAGTGTACAAACCTCAAAGGTGCTACAgctttatttatgcttattaacttttctactTTGAATGACGTgcaaatttaattaattctgtCAATAGAAACGAGCAACAACATGCTACAAATTAGCATGTACTCAtctgaggacattgggatttcatcatttctgtctgtcacagcaaagttcaggtattaaaataaacagttttatattttctggtGACTTTTGTGATATACAGAGAAATAATAGCTGTGTCCACATTGAgtcataatatttttttccaaaactacttcctgtttaaagaagatgcttagtttttatacttcttagttACAATTCATTTGAAATACCTTGGAAAAActgcaatttttaaaaatttgcattgcaaacaaaagctcgggtctcaggatgTTAAACTAGCTGCTTTGTGGTGCTCTTGTAGTCAGAGCTTCAAACAGTAATGTCAGTGTGTCTCTTACATTCCCCACCAGTAATACTCAGTGCACCGCTTCAGCTGTTTGAGCTCAAAGCAGGGAACCCGCAGGATGTTAAAGAAGCTGTAGCCGACCATACTAGAAATGGTGTCATTGGAGCCAAGAAGGCACTGTCGAAAcctggaaggaggagaaaaaaatgagaagccATGGTGAAGAAACGGTTGAGTCAATAAACACATGCACTTGCATGTCACCGTATTTTATCTGCACCTTCTTATTAGTACATCGGTAACCTCCAATCGGCGAATGTGAATTAAAGCGTGTTTATGTTCTTTGTGGATGAACTCCAAGAGCTTGAGGGCAAACATCTAAGACTGCACTCTAGATGTGAGGGTAAAATCAGAAAGACATCTCTCTGACTTTTCATAATAAATTGTAAAAGAGGAATGGAATGCCCAGgaaaggcacacacaaaaagggcAAGCAACGTGTTCACTCTTGACAACAAATGTTTTTCCAGAGGGCAGACTGCAGTGATGTGTTTATCACTCCTGGATGAATAGGTAACATCACATAACCATTGGCTCTTTAACATGAATGGTTTTATACttataatgataatatgatGTAATGTCCGCATTCCAGAGAAGAGCTCAAATTCATAGAAAGATAATCGATAGTGACACTTTAATGTTCAATCTTAAAGCTAATCTGTCCTATGTCTAACCAGAGCGCTATGGTGACAGGTCCAGGGCAGATGTGAATTACTAGCAGCAGGAGTTTCCCTGGAGGCGCTAGTCCAGTGTTAGATGCCCAAATGTGTGCATCCCTTGGCTCACCTTTGGTCACACTCACAGTGTGAGACGGTGAAGATGTTGGGGTTAAAGACTCCATAATTCACAGTGAAAGCTCGAATGATGTGCTGGCAGTGGTCGTGCTCACGGCAGCATCGGTCTGCATTCTCAAACATCCCTATGAACAAGAGCAACATTTGAACTTAATTACATATCAAAGGACGTTTGgtacagaagaaaatatttgtcAAACACAGATCACTAACCTgattagaaattaaaaaaaaaaaaaaaaaaaaatctgaaaacaaaaatcgTTGTCCTAAACTTGCTGCAGTGAAAGTAGGTGCATAAATGGGACAAtgcatcattatcattttatcatatttatgtATGCTGTATGTTTCATTAGGCCTACTTTGCACACTACGAGGCTATAGCCTATAATATTGGACTGGAAAGAGCTCCTAAACTGTTCAGGTCCATATTCTACATTCCTTCAGAGGTCTCAACCTTCTTAAAAACGCTACAATACTGCACATATccttttaaatacaaattaaaaatgtaagaaTTCATCATCCTCACCTAATTGTTCGTATCCCCCCGCTTTGCTTCCACTGCCGCACCACAGCGTTCCTGGTAATATCCAGGAGCGTTTCCTCCGAGTTTTCCCCGCTGCACCATCTCTTTCGTTTGCGCGCCTGGCGATCTTTGGCGCGGTGGAGGAGACGCAAGAGTTATCAGAAGCCAACAACAGGCTAATATTTAAGCCTTGGTTGATCTCTTGACCCCAGGACTCGCTTCTCTCGCAAAGAGAGAGATATGTCTGCGTTACAAGTGGACTGGAATTTACTTCGCATGTTAAAAGTCGCATATCTTCGGACCACAGGGTGAGGTACAGGACGCGCACACCGGCTGCGTCCTGGCGCAGAAAAGTAACACGCCTCTGTCCATCGACGGGACTCGAAGCCAAACAGGAGGGTCCGATGGCATCTTGTGCTCTTGATAGAAAAAGCGATGATAAGAGGAAGGCAACTTCAAGCAGGCGTCCGCTTTTCACCTCAGCGTGTGGCTGTCCcgttttcattttctgaaaagaCGAGCTCTTCCACGTTAATTATGACAGCAGTGCAATTAAAGGCGTCGGTCCCCGGGGGGAGACAGGTAAGCCTTTGAGAACACGGCTGGGGTTAGAGAAGGTTTCCCTATTGGTCTGGAGATATGGAGAAATTTGACACTCAATTCTGAGCGTGTCTGTCTGACGCATGTGATCCCGTGCGTTTTACCGAATTACACTACTTCATaaatcataacagaaaaaataaataaataaataaataaataaaagcaataaattaTACAAATCCAACCATGAATGAATCGAAATGACAcgaaaaatagagagaaaatcACAATGCAAGCaatacattaacaaaaaaatacacagttcTTAACAAATAAGTGCAGTTACTGTTAGTACAGTAACAATATATTTACTGAGTTACACCTACATACAGCtatcatccacaacattaaaactaccgACAgaagtaaatacagtaaatgtgacaatagaatgttctgctgggaaacttttggaactggcattcattacttagacgtgtagcacccgtctagaccagaccagacaccccctccccatagcaatcagactccttgatggcagcagtcatccccagcaggtttataggaacaactcaacaaacagcccaaggtgttgacctggcctccaaattcaccacatcccgaactgatcaagtatctgtgggatgcactgggacaagcctgacccacagaggctccccccctcaacccacaggacctaaATGCCCccaacaacattgtgtttccagacaccacaggacaccctcagaaggcccatgtccattctctgatgagtcacaactgttttggagggagacctacacaatattaggaaggtggtcgtaatgtaatgtctgatcggtgtatacagaTATAACTATGGGTAAGTATCCAgtcataaattaaataatttccaaattgtcattaaaataacatttccaaACATTCATGGGGTCGCGCTCTACTTTATCCTGTCCATTTCacatttcctgtttctattTAATCACCTTCGTTTGACCGAATAATGCACAGTACATGCTGCCCTTTTCCTCTGATTTCATTAGTAATCTTAACTGATCACGACTCCAGTCTTTACACACAAGAGCCTTGTCATTTTTCATTCGATTTTATTGATCCGTGTAAACTCTCTGCAAAATCTTTACATGCAAAGTTGTTTGCAAACATACATATTTCCAGTGCATGCACTATCTATGTACAGATACAGAGATCAAAGAAGAAACATTCCACTGAACTGGCAGAATCAAGTAGAAGATAGCTAGAGAGAgaagccattttatttttaaaacgaCAAGTGATGATCATCATCTGATGATCGCTGCAGCTGAAGTAGCACAAGGTTAGGACTGGTGGTTGTCTGGGTTACAGCCACATGGGGGCAGCGTGGctttacagagaaaacaagacacTAGAAAGATGTGCGGGACAGCTCATTCAAAAAACGAGACTAATCTCAAAGTCTGCTACCGATAGTATTGGACAAGATCTCATGTTGATGTGCTCAGTTGATTAGCAGTCTGTCCCATGGATGCTAACAGACCAGTTTATTCAGATTACACCATAGTCATCATAGTCATGCAGAACATGGCCTCTTGTATATAAAGTATTAACAGGAATGTTGTGGGGAAGAAGTGTAAACATTAATGGAGTTACAATAGCGTTCATTTCTTACAAAGTATATATATCTTGAACCACAAGACATTTC includes the following:
- the LOC125012413 gene encoding group 3 secretory phospholipase A2-like, encoding MKTGQPHAEVKSGRLLEVAFLLSSLFLSRAQDAIGPSCLASSPVDGQRRVTFLRQDAAGVRVLYLTLWSEDMRLLTCEVNSSPLVTQTYLSLCERSESWGQEINQGLNISLLLASDNSCVSSTAPKIARRANERDGAAGKTRRKRSWILPGTLWCGSGSKAGGYEQLGMFENADRCCREHDHCQHIIRAFTVNYGVFNPNIFTVSHCECDQRFRQCLLGSNDTISSMVGYSFFNILRVPCFELKQLKRCTEYYWWGMCKAAKEAPYAVFKPPLPYNESDVISKYGHTNQDKLPSSEGQHGVKCPSPQRRSSKTDHRCLLRDPPRGDTFYHRRKKGKGCKRRHKLDATSQIITAPALLNTSQSSLLSNRSRAGKNKSIRKGFLDYTMQNRDDTPRVQTMSDPQTPATTPTTAPSSTQKPKHQLHPTTAVTGVTKSTKSKKNVPKQSRCCGPRMPVGGDTFKAHCKTCQGQETDTNGLSITQTASDLLPIKKMAGTSEQKTLEMLGNMATLPAPVTTKQRSSASLHADGKTDKQAYSRLLWNSAGQEHMGSTIAKNIQAERALKQNRAMHNVTDNQLLCGSLRHLDECELKIPPLEKKYNLHNTESKTAYHCDCTSRLAVQIANFKQPSILSSLLVDFVSEQCFSLSKKKKCHNKKRCSRGFTKASDLHQALKKREEKESAGVRIPGNARKRRIPVSLYKRCLRLGRRADVMEQLG